The Vibrio rhizosphaerae genome contains the following window.
GTTTATTGGCGATTTATGGTCGCAGTGGCTTTATTGCCGGGGGAATGCATTCGCTGGGACTGGATTTCAGTGTTTCAATCTATGGCTTGAACGGGATCTTGCTGGCACATGTTTTTTTTAACCTGCCTTATGCCAGCCGCCTGTTTTTACATTCGCTGGAAATGATTCCGAAAGAGCAAAATTTATTAGCCTGTCATCTGGGAATGACACCGTGGCAAGTGTTCCGTTACGTCAACTGGCCGCGGATTCGCCAACAAATTCCTCATGTCGCCGGGTTGGTTTTCATGTTGTGTTTTACCAGCTTTGCGACTGTGATGGCTCTGGGGGGCGGGCCGCAGTCTACGACGATCGAACTGGCAATTTATCAGGCGATTAAGTTTGATTTTGATCTGCGCGCCGGTGCCATGCTGGCTCTGTGGCAAATGGTATTGTGCGGTTTGTTGGCTTTTATGCTGCAAAGTCTGACGAAAACTATCAATGTCAGTAGTCAGGGAGTTTCCCCTCGTCAGCCGTTATTCCGGGATAGCCGTTGGGCACGTTACTGGGATTGTGGATGGATTATTATCTGTGGGGGCTTGGTACTGCCTCCGCTCATGATGGTGATTATTTCCGGCCTCAATTCACACTGGTGGCAAGTGTTGAGTGGTGCCGGTTTTTGGCAAGCATTCGGCAGCTCTTTGTGTGTTGCGCTGGTGGCCGGTTCATTGGCTTTGGTCGCTGGTATCGGGGTCTTACTCACGAGCCGCAGTTGGCGACTGAATCAGCAACGGCGGCGTGCTGATATACTGGAAACCGTCGGTATGATGGTCTTGGTTACGCCGGGTCTGGTGATCAGTACCGGACTGTTTCTCCTGTTACGGACGTTTACCAATGCATTTGATTTTGCCTATTGGGTGGTGGTGGCCGTTAATGCCATGATGGCATTGCCTTACGTCATTAAAACCTTACAGCAACCGTTGTGGATGCTGGCACAGCAGTATCAGTACTTGTGTGCCAGCCTTGGCATGCAGGGATGGCGTCGTCTCTGGCTGGTGGAGTGGCGTGCCGTGAGGAAACCGATCATTCACGCTTGGGTGATCAGCTTTTTAGTGGCAATGGGGGATTTGAGTGCCATCGCGTTATTTGGCAGTCAAGATTTCAGAACGCTGCCACTGTACCTTTATCAGTTACTGGGAAGCTATCAGATGGAATCCGCTGCGGTCGTGGCCGGTTGTTTATTAATCATCAGCCTTGGCTGCTTTTTTGTTGCAGAGCGTCTGTTTCGGCGCGGGGGATATGTCAATGCTGACACTTGATCAGGTGCGTTATGAATATCAGCAAGAATGGTTTGATTTTTCGCTGAGTGTGCCGCAAGGCTGTATCTGGGCCTTGATGGGGCCGAGTGGAGCTGGTAAATCGACGTTGTTAAGTCTGGTTGCCGGATTTATTGCGCCGAAGTCTGGAGATATCCGGGTTGATGAACAATCGGTATTATCTTTGCCGCCATATGAGCGCCCATTTTCGATGTTGTTTCAGGAGCACAACCTGTTCTCTCACTTGTCGGTGCGTGACAACATCGGCTTAGGCTTACATCCCGGACTGAAACTGACACAAAAAGACTGGCATAAAGTTGCCGATGCAGCACATCAGGTGGGTATCGAGAATTTGTTAGACCGACAACCGGAACAGTTGTCTGGTGGACAACGGCAGCGGGTTGCTTTGGCACGTTGCTTTGTCCAGCAACGTTCACACTGGCTGTTGGATGAACCTTTTTCTGCATTAGATCCGATCTTAAGAGCCGATATGCTGGCTTTGGTCAGACGTTTGGCCAGTGAGCGCAATATCTCGGTGTTGATGGTGACGCATCATGTGAATGATGCCAAAAATATGGCCAGTCATTTTGCTTATATCGATGATAATCATGTACAGGTGACCGGAGAAATTGAGGCGCTCACAACACCACACGCCAATGCGTCACTGGATGCGTTTATTCGTGCAGGAAGCGGATGAACGGGCTTTGAATGCGAACAAAAAGGTCATGCCGCAATTAATCCCGGCATGACCTGATATCGGATAACGAATGTTACTCCGGAGCTTCTTCCAGCGCTTTCAGCAGCTGAAAAATTTCTCGGGCGGCTTTAGATGATTTTCCACCTTGCTGTTCTTTTTTCGCTTGGCGCACCAGATGCCGCAGTTGCTGCCGGTCTACTTCAGGGTGTTTTTCCATGACGGCATTGATCGCCGGATCCCCTTCCTCAATCAATTGATCCCGTTGTTGTTCCAGACGGTGGAATGCAGCGGTTGCCTGAGCATGTTTGTTACGATATTTATCCAGCGCTGCCTGAATCGGTTCCACTTCGATATGACGCATCAAACGGCCAATATACTGAAGTTGTCGTCTTCTCGCTTCATTCTTAAACCGTTGTGCATCTTTAATCGCCTCAGCAAGTTCCGGAGGTAACGGAAACTTTTCTAAGGTCGCTGGCTTGAGTTCAACCAGAGCTTCCCCGAGTTGTTGCAGCTCAATCATGTCATTCTTCATTTCGGTTTTACTGACCCAAATGATCTCTTCTTCCTCTTCCCAGGGAGCTTTTTGATTTTTTCGCGCCATAGTCTCTAACTTATCTGCTTATCAATGTCCGTTATTTTAGCAAGAATCGTGGGGAGAACGAGAATTTCTTGTTATGCTATCGAAATAGTTTCAAGAAGAGACATCAGTTATGAATGTAAAACAGCAAGTTGCACAACAGCGAAGTGAGCTTGAAGCTGCGGTCGCGAAAGCTTTAGAGCTTGCATCATCACAAGCCGATGCTGCAGAGGTGGCAATTACCAAGAGTACGGGACTCAGTGTTTCAACCCGTTTTTGTGAAGTTGAGAATGTCGAATTTAATAGTGATGGTGCCTTGGGGATTACAGTTTACCGGGGGCAACGCAAAGGCAGTGCTTCGACATCGGATTTGAGTGAACAGGCAATTCGGCAAACCGTCATGGCCGCATTGGATATTGCCCATTATACCTCCGAGGATCCGTTTGCCGGTCCTGCACCTAAGGCGTTGATGGTACAAGAGATCCCGGATCTGGATCTGTTTCACCCCGATGAGCCGAATCCGGATCAGGCTGCCAGTATTGCGATTGCCGCAGAACGAGCCGCGCTCGACTACAGCCCCAAGATCAAACAGAGTGACGGTGCCAGTTATGACAGCCACTACGGCGTGAAAGTCTATGGTAATAGCCATGGCCTGCTCGCCAGTTATGCATCCAGCCGCCACAGTATCAGTTGTTGTGTGATTGGGCAGGGTGAACAGGATCGTATGGAGCGGGATTATAGCTATACCATTGCGCGCCATAAGGATGATTTGTGGACGCCACAGCAGGTGGGCCAACTGGCTGCCGAACGAACTGTGAGCCGGCTGGATCCGCAAAAGCTGAAAACCGGTCATTATCCGGTGATGTTTGCCCCCGAAGTTGCGACTGGTTTGATCGGTCATTTCGTCATGGCGATTTCCGGCGGTAATTTGTATCGTAAATCATCATTTCTGCTGGATCATTTGGGTGAGCAAATTTTCCCGGACTGGTTTTCTATTGCTGAGCGGCCTCATATTTTACGTGGATTGGCTTCCAGTCCGTTTGATAGCGAAGGTCTGGCAACCCGGGATTTAGACATTGTCACCGGTGGTGTATTAGAGACTTATTTGCTGACCAGCTATGCCGCGAGAAAGCTGAATATGACGCCGACGGGTCATGCCGGCGGGATTCATAACTGGTTTGTCAAATCCTCTGGTGGACGGAACTTTGAGCAGATGCTGAAAGATATGGACACGGGCTTTTTGGTCACGGAAGTGATGGGACAGGGCGTCAATATTGTCACCGGTGATTACTCACGCGGTGCCGCCGGCTTCTGGGTCGAAAATGGTGAGATTCAGTATCCGGTCTCCGAAATTACCATCGCCGCGGGCCTGAAAGAGATGTTTAGCAACATTGTTGCTGTTGGTAATGATGTTGATGTACGTTCTCAGATTCAGACCGGTTCTATTTTGATTGAATCAATGAAGGTCGCCGGGGAATAATTATTCTGCTGCTATCAAATCGATTGAAACGGGCTTCATTGCCCGTTTTTTAATGCGATAACTATGAGTGATCTTGGGGAAGAAAATATCTCGAAATATCAGCGAAACGACGGGATATGATCACAGGGGACCAGGCGGTTGGCGTGCGTCATCTCAAATCAGAATGAAGTGGCGACCAGACCACTTCATGCCATAAACGCTCATGCGATAAAAATGCTCGCCAGACCGAGAAAGGCAAACAGACCAATCACGTCAGTCACGGTAGTGAGCGCCATTCCACCAGCGAGTGCGGGGTCAATTTTCATCTTTTTCAGTAAGATAGGAATGGTGACCCCGGCGATTCCGGCGACCGTCAGATTGGTTAACATGGCTGCTGAAATGATGCCGCCGAGTAACCAGTTGCCTTTCCACAGCACGACAATACCACCAATCAGCAGTGCCCATAGACAGCCGTTGAGCAGACCGACAGCCGCTTCTTTAAGCAGGAGTTCTCGTTTGTTACTGTCACCGATGTGTCCCAAAGCCAGACCACGAATTACCAGTGCGATAGTTTGGTTACCGGCTACGCCCCCCATGGAGGGGACGATGGTCATCAGTACAGCGATTGACGCCATCTGTTCGAGGGTTGCCTCAAACATATTGGATACCGAAGCCGCTGCCAGTGCAGCAAGCACATTGGCACCCAACCAGATACTCCGCTTCCGGGCCGATTTCATCACCGGTGCAAACGTATCTTCTTCATCGTCCATCCCGGCTAAACTCATCATCGAGTGTTCAGCATCTTCACGGATGACATCAACCACATCATCAATGGTAATCCGTCCTAACAGATATTGTTCCGCGTTGACAACCGGTGCCGAGACCCAGTTACGACGTTCAAACAAACTGGCAACGTCAGAATCTTTGGCATCAACCTGAATCGCTTCATCCGCATCTTCCATAATATCGCAGATACGGACGTCCGGTTGACTGGTTAATAAACTGGCGAGAGAGAGGTGACCGATGAGTTTACTCTCTTCATCAATGACATAAAGAGCATCGGTTGCCTGAGGTAACTCACCTTTCATTCGTAAATAACGCAGGACTACATCCACATCGACATCACCGCGGATCGTGACGAAGTCGGTGTTCATCAAACCACCGGCAGTATCCTCCGGATAGGAGAGTGCCATTTCGACCCGAAGACGGTCGACATTATCCATCTGGGACAGAATTTCCCGGGAGAGATCATCAGGCAGACTTCGCAACACGTAAGCAAGGTCATCGGTATCCATGCCCTCAGTTGCTTCTGCCAGCCGTTCCGGTGCCATTTTGGACACCAGTGCGTCTTTGACGTCTTCGCTGAGTTCATCGAGGATTTCACCGTAGTCTTCCGGATCGGTCAGTTGCCAGAGGACATTACGACTTTTACGAGGTGAGGCTTCCAGAAGGTGAGCGATATCTTCTGGTTCCATGTCCTGAAGTTGGCGACGGACATGGACAAAACGACCATTTTCTAAGGCTTCTGTGACTTCCCGGAGGGTCAGGTGAGCCTGATCAAACTCAATATGCTCTGCCATAACTTCCCCCTGTGTCGTATTTATTATGTGAGTGACATAGTAACTGAATTCTATGCCTGATTTAATAAGAAGTTATTGCAGGATTAAATTTATTTTGCGTGAAAAGAATTGGTTAGTCTTCTTCTTCGAATTTATCTTCAATTAAATAGCAAACCGCGTCTAAGGCCGGTTCCGCTTCACTGCCTTCTGCGGAGATGGTGACATATTGCCCCTGCGCGGATTCCAGCATCAGCAGCCCCATAACGCCATCGGCTGTGGCTTCTTTCCCTTCCTGACTCCGAATGGTCAGGATGGCATCGAATGATTGGGCCAACTCTACTAGTTTAACGGCCGCTCTGGCATGAAGTCCTAGCTTATTTTGAATTAAAACCGTTTTACTGAGTTGTGGCATCGCATGATCCTCTGTTGGCTTGTCCCAAGCGCTGGTTTCAGGGGGTATTTTTCTCTAGTGAAGTATGGCGAATTTGTACCTGATGTCCAAGTTGGGAGAAGTATTCGCCGATTTGTTGGGTCAGATAAACCGAGCGATGTTTTCCGCCGGTACAGCCAATGGCAATGGTCAGATAACTGCGATTATTTTTCTCCAGCGACGGGAGCCAATAATCAATAAATGACTGAATATGCTGACGCATATCAATCACCTCGGTCTGTTGTTCCAGAAAAGATTTCACCGGTGCATCGAGTCCGGTAAATGCACGTAATTCAGGTTGCCAGTGCGGGTTGGGCAGAAAACGAACG
Protein-coding sequences here:
- the thiP gene encoding thiamine/thiamine pyrophosphate ABC transporter permease ThiP, which translates into the protein MQRTPRIGLWVATGVVAFILSAFGALLVHASGLELTAVLSDPYYLHVTRFSFYQALLSTLFSVIPAIPVALALHRRAFPGRELLIKLFSTTLVIPVLVGVFGLLAIYGRSGFIAGGMHSLGLDFSVSIYGLNGILLAHVFFNLPYASRLFLHSLEMIPKEQNLLACHLGMTPWQVFRYVNWPRIRQQIPHVAGLVFMLCFTSFATVMALGGGPQSTTIELAIYQAIKFDFDLRAGAMLALWQMVLCGLLAFMLQSLTKTINVSSQGVSPRQPLFRDSRWARYWDCGWIIICGGLVLPPLMMVIISGLNSHWWQVLSGAGFWQAFGSSLCVALVAGSLALVAGIGVLLTSRSWRLNQQRRRADILETVGMMVLVTPGLVISTGLFLLLRTFTNAFDFAYWVVVAVNAMMALPYVIKTLQQPLWMLAQQYQYLCASLGMQGWRRLWLVEWRAVRKPIIHAWVISFLVAMGDLSAIALFGSQDFRTLPLYLYQLLGSYQMESAAVVAGCLLIISLGCFFVAERLFRRGGYVNADT
- the thiQ gene encoding thiamine ABC transporter ATP-binding protein, which translates into the protein MLTLDQVRYEYQQEWFDFSLSVPQGCIWALMGPSGAGKSTLLSLVAGFIAPKSGDIRVDEQSVLSLPPYERPFSMLFQEHNLFSHLSVRDNIGLGLHPGLKLTQKDWHKVADAAHQVGIENLLDRQPEQLSGGQRQRVALARCFVQQRSHWLLDEPFSALDPILRADMLALVRRLASERNISVLMVTHHVNDAKNMASHFAYIDDNHVQVTGEIEALTTPHANASLDAFIRAGSG
- the yjgA gene encoding ribosome biogenesis factor YjgA is translated as MARKNQKAPWEEEEEIIWVSKTEMKNDMIELQQLGEALVELKPATLEKFPLPPELAEAIKDAQRFKNEARRRQLQYIGRLMRHIEVEPIQAALDKYRNKHAQATAAFHRLEQQRDQLIEEGDPAINAVMEKHPEVDRQQLRHLVRQAKKEQQGGKSSKAAREIFQLLKALEEAPE
- the pmbA gene encoding metalloprotease PmbA, with the protein product MNVKQQVAQQRSELEAAVAKALELASSQADAAEVAITKSTGLSVSTRFCEVENVEFNSDGALGITVYRGQRKGSASTSDLSEQAIRQTVMAALDIAHYTSEDPFAGPAPKALMVQEIPDLDLFHPDEPNPDQAASIAIAAERAALDYSPKIKQSDGASYDSHYGVKVYGNSHGLLASYASSRHSISCCVIGQGEQDRMERDYSYTIARHKDDLWTPQQVGQLAAERTVSRLDPQKLKTGHYPVMFAPEVATGLIGHFVMAISGGNLYRKSSFLLDHLGEQIFPDWFSIAERPHILRGLASSPFDSEGLATRDLDIVTGGVLETYLLTSYAARKLNMTPTGHAGGIHNWFVKSSGGRNFEQMLKDMDTGFLVTEVMGQGVNIVTGDYSRGAAGFWVENGEIQYPVSEITIAAGLKEMFSNIVAVGNDVDVRSQIQTGSILIESMKVAGE
- the mgtE gene encoding magnesium transporter → MAEHIEFDQAHLTLREVTEALENGRFVHVRRQLQDMEPEDIAHLLEASPRKSRNVLWQLTDPEDYGEILDELSEDVKDALVSKMAPERLAEATEGMDTDDLAYVLRSLPDDLSREILSQMDNVDRLRVEMALSYPEDTAGGLMNTDFVTIRGDVDVDVVLRYLRMKGELPQATDALYVIDEESKLIGHLSLASLLTSQPDVRICDIMEDADEAIQVDAKDSDVASLFERRNWVSAPVVNAEQYLLGRITIDDVVDVIREDAEHSMMSLAGMDDEEDTFAPVMKSARKRSIWLGANVLAALAAASVSNMFEATLEQMASIAVLMTIVPSMGGVAGNQTIALVIRGLALGHIGDSNKRELLLKEAAVGLLNGCLWALLIGGIVVLWKGNWLLGGIISAAMLTNLTVAGIAGVTIPILLKKMKIDPALAGGMALTTVTDVIGLFAFLGLASIFIA
- a CDS encoding HPr family phosphocarrier protein, coding for MPQLSKTVLIQNKLGLHARAAVKLVELAQSFDAILTIRSQEGKEATADGVMGLLMLESAQGQYVTISAEGSEAEPALDAVCYLIEDKFEEED